The Rosa rugosa chromosome 3, drRosRugo1.1, whole genome shotgun sequence sequence TTTCGTCTTAGTTCTATGCTTGTAGTATCTATTTGTTTTCATCTATCTATCTTTTATTTCTATGTTTCTAGTGTAAAGGTGCGATGATGATGAGAATTATAATCTGATTTTGATATGAGAACAAACCTTCTCATCCATTCATAATTATTTTGAGCACcctcttttatacatatatgttttattttctctctttttgtgTTGTCGATTTTCTGTGGTTATCaagtttttggatttttttttctttaatggaCTATTGTACCAGGAATCTGAGATTTCAAATGTGCTTAAATATAGTGTTAATAGACCATATGGTGATAGAGATCTTAATCTTATGTTAATGGATTGGATTGGTACAGTAAACTGATTGGCAGATACTATAGAAACTTGTATATCTTTTGTATTAACTTCTACAGCTAAACCAGACAAATTCACTATAGAGATCAGACATGGTGCTGTCTTCGTAGGTGATGAGTATGTTGGGGGTACTAGATGTTGGGTAGACTATTGTGACGTGGACACATTTAACAAGTGGGAGTTGGAAGAAGCTGCAATACATCTTGGGTATGTGATCAAGAGAATTGGGTATTTTTTCTATCATCACACTGATGGTTTGGTTGAGATAGACAATGATCTTAGGGCTCTTCAGTGTGCACAAAATCAGTCCCCTAGAAAAGTTTATGTTGTATGCTTTTGGGATAGCATGGAAGCAAACGAAGCCTTACTAGTTAATGCTGATCCACAACTTAATCCTATGGATGAATCACAAATTCTCTTTGGAGACTTTTATGATTATGGGGATAACAGTGGACATGGTGCTAACGGAGACTATGAGCAAGGTGCTGATGGGGATGATGAACATGAagttgatgatgaagatgaagatgtagGCATTGACATAGATGAGGGCTTTGTGAATGTTCAAGTTGGTGATGATGGAGAGGGGCTTGTGGATGCTGAAGTTGGTATTAATGAAAAAGATGCAAATGCGAGTGGTGGAGATTCTAATTTTTACATTGATGAGGACTATGTACAAactgatgaagatatgatgagGACTATGTACAAACTGATGAAGATATGAGGCAATACAAAAGATTCATGTGTAAATAATTTTCTTCCATAACGAATAAAGATTCATGGATAGtggatttttgttttattattatttttttttataagaaaggATAGTAGAATTTTgatcccaaaaagaaaaacagaaaagataaaagataaaaaagaaaaagaaaaagaaaaatgtccaAAATACCCTCACATGTTTCGCACATAATGACACTTAACGGTGGAACTTGACGGAAGTTAACGGAAATATGGAAATCGGCAAACTTTGGGAAAGTTAGTGTGTTATTGAGTAAAATTAATAAGTTCGTGTGTAAATTGACAATAGAAGGAAATGTCATGGGGTATTTTGGCCACTAAGCCAAAGTTTTTATCACAAATAGTCCTCGAAGTTCGGATCATTAGACACGTTAGTTCTTAATATTCTAAAATTACCATATTAGCACCTCAAAATTAATCTTGACACAATTTTAGTATCGAGTaattatatatacatgtatatataattACTCGATACTGTGTATTAATAAAAGAGGGATGTgtacataaattttttttgccAATTTTTTTCCAATGTTTCCTTTCCTACCCTTCCTTTTTCTCCCTCATCTCTCCCCCAcaattttttctcctttttgttttttgatttaATGTGGACTTAATTGCTAATTAATTTTGATACATTAATATGGTGATTACTAATCATCATTCTTCTTTCACACATCAACATGGTTGGTATATAGTTAATTAGAAGATTGAATAACTTAACTTTATTACCTCTATGGTTCTTCTAATTGAAAAACTTGATGCCTCTAAGGCCCCGTTTGTTAGCCAGGAAATCAAATCTGGAATGTGAAATAGTTTCCCATTCCATTAAATTGTCGTGTTTGGTTAAGTCATAAgtctggaaaggaaagtaaaataaatgagttgaCCGGAGTTCAATTCCATAAAAGAGGCGGAATAGAAATATCATCTAGGGTGTGGTATTTCAATTCCTTCATTCAATGGAAATTTACTTGTTTAGCCCTTCATAAAATCTAGTCAATTAATAATTCTTATCTCCACTCATTCATTTTAATCTTCCatatttaattctttttttttgaaaggaaagacGTCAAACTATATTAAATGATAACAGAGgttacatggagcgatgcaaaagcatcgaaagaaagcaataaaacataacGAGGAGTACAAACGCATccataataaagaaaaaacaataaatgataagaagatgcacaaacgcatctagaatgaaaggtaaccaggatgtgacttgatgtcgaacgacatcgctgcactgcatatgtcacgaaagcagtgtaaatgtaatagtaaccgtaaccgtaactggtgatatgatcacctaggagaggtgattcgctcaccaggagttcgaaagtaatcgagggtgtcagaaactcgaaaattagcaaacgaactcctaagaaccagaaccaattccagatcaatatgagcagctgtttcggatccaagatccgaaTGTATAAacgacccggatcccaaataTGGATCCAAATCTGGCCCGAGACCCAAATCAAGTCTGCCAAAACAGACCTGACAAGAGCCCAAGCCCATTTgaatctgatttgggcacccatgcACATGGGCACCTTAGCATCAGATCCTCTCTGGGCACCCGAACGTCTATGCACCCCAGCCGGCAGCCGTTGACTGTCACCGGTGGAAGAACCCACGGCGCCACCCTCAACCACACACAGCCCCTGCGCTCCTCGTCCAGTCGTTTCGCCGCACCACAGACGGAAAAACCCATCGCTGAGAGGACCTAGCACCACGGCCAACCGTAGTAACCTGATCCTTGACACAACCTGAAACCAAAGCGAGAACTTTCATCCAAACTCCCGGCGTGCAGCAACCATCAGCCACCAACCCGAGCCTACTGCATCCCAGATCTGGTTCGGGTTCCCCATACCATAGTGCCTCCACCGATCTGATTGCAGATCTACCGGAGCCACTCCGAATCCCAATTTTTGCCTCCAAAACGACGTCGGGATCCCTGGATCCCAAACCTTCCAGTCACCAGCAGCCACCAATCCTTGGCTCCGAACCAAAAACAATTCCAAACCCCAGTGCAAAGCAGTCTGGGTAGAAAGAAGATCCATCGCCTCAAACCGGGTCAAAGACCTCGACTTCTgggagaaaaaaggaaaaaaagaagaggcGGCAAGGGCCGGACTCGACAACTGCGACACCAGGGTAAGCGCCGGAATTTTACTCCATCGGAGATGGAGGAAGGTGCAGAAACTTATCCCCATGGGCGGCGTTCTCTCAAACCCTAAGAGTTTAGATGCCTCAAATCTTAAACCTTTCCATATTTAATTCGATTGGGCATTATTAGAAAATCATTAACAAATCAATTCTCTCAAACCATTTTCtaatctcaagtcttgaatCCTTCCAAACACCACAAATGGAAATGCTAAATCAATTCCATTCCATCCTTGAAAGGAAAATTAGTACAATTCCTTTTCTCACTGTAACATCCCGGTCAACCAAACGGGGCCTCAGATTTTAAAAGTTCAATGTCAATATCTTCATGATCCATATAATTATGGTCAATATCTATTAAATCGGTAAAGAATGAGCCAGGGACCAGGGTGGTTGTTTTGCAAACCAAGTGGACGAGGTCTAGCCCTCTTTCAATATGTTTCAACCAATTTAGTTGCTTGCTAATTCTTTATGTGGATTACAATTAATTCATCTGCTATTAACATCCTTCACTTATGTTATTGAAGCGGAGAAAATTTAACCCTATAAGAATATCTTTAattcgtttcaaaaaaaaaaaaaaaaaaaaaatatatatatatatatatatatatatatatatatatatctttaatTGTTTGATATGGAAAGCAATTAAttcttactttatttttgtgaattgttctttgtttttatttttatttgtttattatttatttattaatgaggAGGGGCATAGATGGAAGTTGATGATAAAAAATGTAGATGGTGTGCATTATGTTAGTTAATTAGTAGTTGTCCTAATTATGAATTCGGCATAAGAACCCTAAACCAAAACCTCAACCATCTTCTCCAAACCTTCTCTTCCACCACCATGtctccaaaatcaaaacccaaaatgcGCAAAACCCCAAAAACCATTAATCCAAACATAAACACCATTACTCCAAATCAGAGAGTTTCAGAAACAGAGAATCAAAAACGCATATCGATCTTCTTCATCAAACCCGTCGTACTTCGATTCTTCTTTCCTGTTCGATCTAAGAATGATCCAAGGCCACCACAAGGTTGACGATGAAGAGAGGATTCGAATGGCATCGTTCTAGATTCCACAAACAAGCTCTCGAAATCGGATCAGAAAGCCATTGTCAAGCAAAAGAAGCAAGAGATGGACGAGATGAAGACCCTGGAGTCTCACGATCAGCTATCTCGGTTCTTGAGCTCCGACCACTCCGACGAGAAATTCGTCACTAACATCGTCATTAGCTTCACCCTCGCCGGAAGGGACACAACCTCGGCGGCTTTGACCTGGTTCTTCTGGCTAATCTCAAACCATCCAAACATCGAAAGGGAAATTCTCAAGGAGATCAATGACAAAACGGAGACCGGAGCCGGATATGATGAAGCGAAGGACATGAGGTTGTACCTGCCGGTTCCGACGGACAGCAAAGCGGCGGTAGATGGAGCAAATCTGGGGCAAGGACTAGCCGAGTTCCGACCCGAGAGGTGGTTGGAGTGTGGCGTGGCGACGGAGACGTGGTGGTTCGTGGCGAATGACTCGTTTATCTACCCGATGTTTCAGGCGGGGCCGAGGATCTGTTTGGGGAAGGAGATGGCATTTTGCAGATGAAAAGGGTGTTGGCTGAGGTTTTGAAGAGGGTGAGAGGGGTTTGTGGGAAGATTGAGCAGATGAAGAGAGGTTTTGTGTTTCGGATTGATTTGATTGCTTTAGAAATTTTGATGTTGAAGGAGAAGagaggtggaagaagaagagataaacagaaaacgaaaaaaaaataaaaaaataaattaagaaaaagaaaaatgatgaactgagggtataatagacattttaatAGAGTTTTTtgacggaatggacctattggtcgaAAATTGAGAGATaagggagtaaacgtgtgaaattgaaaaggcagggactgaactgttttttcccTAAAAGtttagggagtaaacagtatttaacccttttattttttatcttaaCTTGGCAAATGACCAGCCATGTTATTCAAAGTTCTGAAACTTCTTTAAGTAAAGTAACTAGCTTTGTCAATAGGTGTACCAAATAAACACCTCAAGCATGAACTAACTAAATTTGACACTTTGGAACCTCACCCAATCAGGCATCAAAAGTTTACTATATCTGAAAAACAAATCAGCAAGAGACAACAAAGCTTTGTGATTCAGCAGCCACTAAGAAACTCCCCACATAACAGATGATGAGTTGAAGTAGATAACCCTCTGAATTCTATGAGAACAGATGCATATGAACATGGAGGAGGAGCATAAACTATCCGGCTCAAAAATCATTCTCACAAGACAGACAACCTTCACCATCATGTTTTAAATCAAACCAACCAAAAATATTGGCAAGCTGATAGATATAGGGGCCTTTGTTCtacttagaaaaataaaaaaccttcTTCCAGCAAAAGTACCAAATCACTGGTTCAAGCAATACCATCTGAGGCTTCGGCACTTGATGAAAAGTACCCAAACAGAAAGCATAAACTTCAGTACAAGAAACTTCTCAAATTTGACACGCTATTTGACTTGCTCTCTAAGAAATAGTACTTATGGTCCAACTTTCCAACATTACCACAAGACTTTTCTTGTGGAACCCAACCACATCTCTTCCATGAATGAATACTTTGTTACAAAATAGCAGATGACACTAAATCAGGTCGCTAAGCTTAGCTACCTTGAACCAAACTCCACAAATCCCGAGACCATCTGCTAATGTTTCTATTTCCTGGCTTGAGATTTGCTGTCCTACCAGCTATAATCTACTACCAAAAATGACATAAAGTCTGGGAACTTGATGCAACCAACAAAAACAGCTCTACGTAAAACCCATCTATCATGGCATCAAAAGATCATAACCAGCACTccagaaaaacaagaaaacaaataagGAGCATTAATAtacaaagtaaaagaaaaaaaattgttccaGACAAATAATCATCAAATAGTATCAAACAAGTATATGATCTACAGTAGTGTATCCATAGGATCTCACTGCTCAAGATCCCAAAACTACAGCACCTTGGTTTTGAACAGTAAAtgcaccaaaaccaaaacaaagatAAGCCATTTTATACTTGTTTTTTGGTACACCTATTGACAAAGCTAGTTACCGGACTATTGAACAGTAAATGCTTGTTTTAAGTGATTGTCTCCTTGTTAAGCTATTCAATATAAACACTTCGAAACTCAAAAGTTTGTTACCAAAACTCCCATACATACACAACAAATTGAGCAGAAAGTGGCAAACTGATGGTCAAATTATTCAAGTTCGGGTAGGAACTGCAGAAAACTAAGCCTTGTACTGTACTCCCATACATACACAACAAATTGAGCAGAAAGTGGCAAACTAATGGTCAAATTACTCAAGTTCGGCTAGGAACTGCAGAAAACTATTTGAGGCAGTGTACTAAgattgtgataaaaaaaaaaaaaaaagtattcgaAAGATGAAAACACAAGAGATTGAACAGTTCATTATCAAATAGGTAATGCTTAAACTATAAAAGCAAAGAGCATTGAATAGTTCCACAAACAAGCATCCTATTATAATATGAAACTCCCAAACTGTACCAAATTACACCAAGCTGTACAAAGCCTAACATCTACACGATTCTGTGATATCCTTCACCACAGATACTGTACCAAAAGACACCAAGCTGTACAAATCCTAACATCTACACAATTCTGTGATATCCTTCACCACAGAtggcaaaaagaagaagaaattgaactcTGAGTTCAAATCATTCATCACCACAAAATGAGTCTATCCCATCATCTGGAAAATCTTGAGAGTTAAGTAATGCTTGGTAACTAAAACTTTGAGATTCTTGAAATGGCATCCATAACATTGGAATTGGCGCACCACAATTACCAGACTGAGgacatgaaaaaagaaaaaacaaacatgAGTAACTTTTAAGAAAACTAAATACCTTGTTGAATCAGAACTAAATGAACAACTTTTACGAAAACGAAATACCTTGGTTGAAGTAGAACTAGATGACTTTTCTTTCTCAAGAGGACTCCCTTTTCGATTCTTGGCCAAACTTTTTTCAAAATCACCtataattcttctttttcttcctcgaGCACTCTCCCTTTTCTTGAATCCCTTGGCTTGAACAACTTTTGCCTTATCCGAGTTACTTTTGGCCATATTAATACCCTCAATCATAGTGGAGGAAGGTGTAATCTGGTCATCCTTACCAAGTTGTAATGTATCCATTTTTGAACATAACATGTCTTCAATAGCTTTGCTTAGTTCCCCCAAATGATGAACATCAAACTGATATGTCTTTTATCTCTCAGCGGCCCGAGATGAAATCTTGGTGGATATGGAACTTAGAGACTTGTACCAAGATGTTTGTTGTAGGTTGGTATCTACTTGGATGTCTTGGCCATACATGTCTTTCACTCTTTCAGATCTTGCTTTTCTTGTCCACATTTTTAAAATATAttgatcaggaatttctttgaCATTCATGTAATTAGTAAGGATTTTTATTGCATGGCAGCACACAATACCTTCAATCTCAAACAACCTGCAACTACAAGATACTGAATGGTCTTTCTTCACCCTAACACATCTCTCCTTTAGATGACCATTAAAGGCAACTTTATACACAATGTCACCACCATGTTGAATACATCCGACTAAGTTGTAGTCAAGAGCCTTCTCATACTGAATTTGAAATTCTTCAAATACTGCTTTAGTGTAAATATTTCCAGCCTTGATCACCATTGAAGAAAATATCCCAATAGCAGGTAACTTGTAGCACAAAGCATACTCTGCCTCTAACTCTTTATACCGCTTATCATTGAGCAATCTGTCAAAGTGCTTGAAAAATTGAACCACATCATAATCTGTCTTAACATATGGTTTTAGGCTAGCATTGAAACTCTCACTTAATTGGGTGCTATGC is a genomic window containing:
- the LOC133737916 gene encoding protein FAR1-RELATED SEQUENCE 5-like, whose product is MLTEYSAHDNPWLSSIFRLKEKWAKPYVKWAWTAGMHSTQLSESFNASLKPYVKTDYDVVQFFKHFDRLLNDKRYKELEAEYALCYKLPAIGIFSSMVIKAGNIYTKAVFEEFQIQYEKALDYNLVGCIQHGGDIVYKVAFNGHLKERCVRVKKDHSVSCSCRLFEIEGIVCCHAIKILTNYMNVKEIPDQYILKMWTRKARSERVKDMYGQDIQVDTNLQQTSWYKSLSSISTKISSRAAER